The following proteins are encoded in a genomic region of Rattus rattus isolate New Zealand chromosome 2, Rrattus_CSIRO_v1, whole genome shotgun sequence:
- the LOC116893889 gene encoding integrin alpha-X isoform X1: MSCTWTAFLLLKVFVSCLGFNLDAEKPTRFHMDGAEFGHSVVQYGGSWVVVGAPKEIKATNQIGGLYKCGYQTGMCESISLQVPPEAVNMSLGLSLTATNPSWLLACGPTVHHICRENTYLTGLCFLLDSSFRQNQNFPAAQQECPRQDQDIVFLIDGSGSITYTDFGKMLAFVKAVMSQLQQSSTRFSLMQFSHTFWIHFTFNDFISTSSPLSLLDSVNQLRGSTRTASAIKHVITELFTTQKGARKDATKILIVITDGRKEGDRLDYGDVIPMAEAAGIIRYAIGVGQAFYQAQSRQELKDIASSPSHEYVFSVENFDALKDIQNQLKEKIFAIEGTETPSSSSFELEMSQEGFSAVFTPDGPVLGAVGSFSWSGGAFLYPPNTRPTFINMSQENVDMRDSYLGYSTEVAFWKGVHSLILGAPRHQHTGKVVIFTQEARHWRPKSEVRGTQVGARPPDRLLLGASLCSVGVDRDGSTDLVLIGAPHYYEQTRGGQVSVCPMPGVGSRWQCEATLHGEQGHPWGRFGAALTVLGDVNGDDLADVAIGAPGEEESRGAVYIFHGASRLEISPSPSQRISASRIFSTLQYFGQSLSGGQDLTRDGLVDLAVGSKGHVLLLRTRPILRMSSTIHFTPTEISRSVFECQEQVTREQRLGNATVCLRIYESSKTQRRDLQSIVTFDLALDPGRLSPRAIFEETKTQALTKVRTLGLSSHCEPVKLLLPACVEDSVTPITLRLNFSLVGVPIRSLQNLQPMLAVDEQTYFTASLPFEKNCGADHICQDDLGIIFGFPDLKTLVVGSNLELSVAVTVTNDGEDSYGTTITLFYPVGLSFRRVAEAQVFLRTEDTQQWQQYGRHSLHLMCDSTPDRSQGIWSTSCSSRHVIFRGGSQMTFLVTFDVSPKAELGDRLLLRARVSSENGVPETSKTTFQLELPVKYAVYTVISSHDQFTKYLNFSASEKSRVSVVEHRFQVNNLGQRDLPVSINFWVPTELKGETVWTVMVSHPQNPSTLCYQNRLKPTQFDFLTHMQKSPVLDCSIADCLHFRCDIPSLGIQDELDFIVRGNLSFGWISQTLQKKVLLVSEAEISFDTSVYSQLPGQEAFLRAQAKTTLEMYEVHNPVPLIVGSSVGGLLLLALITAVLYKAGFFKRQYKEMLAEANGQFASGNGNPNSQVTQQELPSPSSSNLPS; the protein is encoded by the exons ATGAGCTGTACCTGGACAGCCTTTCTTCTGCTGAAGG TGTTTGTTTCTTGTCTCGGCTTCAACTTGGATGCGGAGAAGCCGACACGTTTCCACATGGATGGCGCTGAGTTCGGACACAGTGTGGTCCAGTATGGTGGCTCCTG GGTGGTGGTTGGCGCgccaaaggaaataaaagccaccaaccaaatagGTGGCCTCTACAAATGTGGCTATCAGACAGGCATGTGTGAGTCCATCTCCCTCCAGG TGCCCCCAGAGGCTGTGAACATGTCCCTGGGTCTGTCCCTCACTGCCACCAACCCTTCCTGGCTGTTG GCTTGTGGTCCTACTGTGCATCACATATGCAGAGAGAATACATACTTGACAGGGCTCTGCTTTCTACTGGACTCATCATTCAGGCAGAACCAGAACTTCCCAGCTGCACAGCAGG AGTGTCCAAGGCAAGACCAGGACATTGTGTTCTTGATTGATGGCTCGGGTAGCATCACTTACACAGATTTTGGAAAAATGCTGGCCTTTGTTAAAGCTGTGATGAGCCAACTTCAGCAATCTAGCACACGG TTCTCCCTGATGCAGTTCTCCCATACCTTCTGGATACATTTTACTTTCAACGACTTTATCTCCACGTCAAGCCCTTTAAGTCTGTTGGATTCTGTTAATCAGCTGAGAGGGTCCACAAGAACAGCCTCGGCTATCAAGCATGTCAT AACAGAGCTGTTCACCACTCAAAAAGGAGCTCGGAAAGATGCCACGAAGATCCTCATTGTCATCACtgatgggaggaaagaaggggacaGGTTGGATTATGGTGATGTCATCCCCATGGCGGAGGCTGCAGGCATCATCCGTTATGCAATTGGG GTAGGACAGGCCTTTTACCAAGCACAGTCCAGGCAAGAATTAAAGGACATTGCGTCGTCGCCTTCCCATGAATACGTGTTCAGCGTGGAGAACTTTGATGCTTTGAAGGACATTCAGAATCAGCTGAAGGAGAAGATCTTTGCCATCGAAG GTACAGAGACGCCAAGCAGCAGTTCTTTTGAATTGGAGATGTCCCAGGAGGGATTCAGTGCTGTGTTCACACCT GATGGACCCGTTCTGGGGGCCGTGGGAAGCTTCAGCTGGTCTGGAGGTGCCTTCTTATATCCCCCAAATACGAGACCCACCTTTATCAACATGTCTCAGGAGAATGTGGACATGAGAGACTCCTACCTGG GTTACTCCACCGAAGTGGCCTTTTGGAAGGGGGTTCACAGCCTGATCCTGGGGGCCCCGCGTCACCAGCACACGGGGAAGGTTGTCATCTTTACCCAGGAAGCCAGGCATTGGAGGCCCAAGTCTGAAGTCAGAGGGACACAGGTTGGT GCTCGGCCCCCAGATCGGCTCCTACTTGGGGCCTCTCTCTGTTCTGTGGGCGTGGATAGAGATGGCAGCACTGACCTGGTCCTGATCGGAGCCCCCCATTACTATGAGCAGACCCGAGGGGGGCAGGTCTCAGTGTGCCCCATGCCTGGTGTG GGGAGCAGGTGGCAGTGTGAGGCCACCCTCCACGGGGAGCAGGGCCATCCTTGGGGCCGCTTTGGGGCAGCTCTGACAGTGCTGGGGGACGTGAATGGGGACGATCTGGCAGATGTGGCTATTGGTGCTcctggagaggaggagagcagaggtgCTGTCTACATATTTCATGGAGCCTCGAGACTGGAGATCTCGCCCTCGCCCAGTCAG AGGATTTCAGCATCCCGGATCTTCTCCACGCTCCAGTATTTTGGACAGTCACTGAGTGGAGGTCAGGACCTCACCAGGGATGGACTGGTGGACCTGGCCGTGGGGTCCAAGGGACATGTGCTGCTGCTAAG GACCAGACCGATCCTTAGGATGTCGTCAACCATTCACTTCACACCTACAGAGATTTCCAGGTCTGTGTTTGAGTGTCAGGAACAGGTGACCCGTGAGCAGAGACTGGGTAATGCCACTGTCTGCCTTCGTATTTATGAAAGCTCCAAGACCCAGCGAC GTGACCTCCAAAGTATTGTCACCTTCGACCTGGCCCTAGATCCTGGCCGCCTGAGTCCCCGGGCCATCTTCGAGGAGACAAAGACACAGGCGCTGACTAAAGTTAGAACCCTCGGTCTGAGCAGTCACTGTGAACCTGTGAAGCTGCTTCTCCCG GCCTGTGTGGAGGACTCAGTGACTCCTATCACTTTGCGTCTCAACTTCTCTCTTGTCGGAGTGCCCATCCGTTCCTTACAAAACCTCCAACCCATGCTGGCTGTAGATGAGCAAACATACTTCACGGCCTCT CTTCCCTTTGAGAAGAATTGCGGAGCTGACCACATCTGTCAGGATGACCTTGGCATCATATTTGGCTTCCCAGA cttgAAGACCCTGGTGGTGGGAAGTAACCTGGAGCTGAGTGTAGCTGTGACAGTGACTAACGATGGGGAAGATTCCTATGGAACCACGATCACTCTGTTCTACCCAGTGGGTCTGTCCTTCAGACGAGTCGCAGAAGCCCAAGTGTTCCTTCGGACGGAAGAT ACCCAGCAGTGGCAGCAGTACGGCCGGCATTCCCTGCACCTCATGTGTGACAGCACCCCAGACAGGAGTCAGGGCATCTGGAGCACCAGCTGCAGCAGCCGACATGTCATTTTCCGGGGAGGCTCACAG ATGACTTTCTTGGTAACTTTTGATGTCTCCCCCAAAGCTGAGCTGGGAGACAGGCTGCTGCTAAGAGCCAGAGTGAGCAG TGAGAACGGCGTACCTGAGACCAGCAAAACCACCTTCCAGTTGGAGCTCCCAGTAAAGTATGCTGTGTACACTGTCATCAGCAG CCACGACCAATTTACCAAGTATCTTAACTTCTCAGCCTCAGAAAAGTCGAGGGTCAGTGTGGTGGAACATAGATTCCAG GTGAATAATCTGGGGCAGAGAGACTTGCCGGTCAGCATCAACTTTTGGGTGCCCACAGAGCTGAAGGGAGAAACGGTGTGGACAGTGATGGTCTCCCACCCTCAG AACCCGTCCACCCTATGCTATCAGAATAGACTCAAGCCAACACAATTTGACTTCCTGACTCACATGCAGAAGAGTCCCGTGCTG GACTGCTCCATTGCTGACTGCCTGCACTTCCGCTGTGACATCCCCTCCTTGGGCATCCAGGACGAACTTGACTTCATTGTGAGGGGCAACCTCAGCTTCGGCTGGATCAGTCAG ACATTGCAGAAAAAGGTGTTGCTCGTGAGTGAGGCTGAAATCTCTTTCGACACATCTGTGTACTCCCAGCTGCCAGGACAGGAGGCATTTCTGAGAGCCCAG GCAAAGACAACGCTGGAGATGTATGAAGTTCACAACCCTGTCCCTCTCATCGTGGGCAGCTCAGTGGGAGGTCTGCTGCTGCTAGCTCTCATCACAGCCGTACTTTACAAG GCTGGTTTCTTCAAACGTCAGTACAAGGAAATGTTGGCGGAAGCAAATGGCCAGTTTGCCTCCGGAAACGGGAACCCAAACTCCCAGGTTACCCAGCAAGAacttccctctccatcttcttcgAACCTGCCCTCCTGA
- the LOC116893889 gene encoding integrin alpha-X isoform X2 yields MSCTWTAFLLLKVFVSCLGFNLDAEKPTRFHMDGAEFGHSVVQYGGSWVVVGAPKEIKATNQIGGLYKCGYQTGMCESISLQVPPEAVNMSLGLSLTATNPSWLLACGPTVHHICRENTYLTGLCFLLDSSFRQNQNFPAAQQECPRQDQDIVFLIDGSGSITYTDFGKMLAFVKAVMSQLQQSSTRFSLMQFSHTFWIHFTFNDFISTSSPLSLLDSVNQLRGSTRTASAIKHVIAVHHSKRSSERCHEDPHCHH; encoded by the exons ATGAGCTGTACCTGGACAGCCTTTCTTCTGCTGAAGG TGTTTGTTTCTTGTCTCGGCTTCAACTTGGATGCGGAGAAGCCGACACGTTTCCACATGGATGGCGCTGAGTTCGGACACAGTGTGGTCCAGTATGGTGGCTCCTG GGTGGTGGTTGGCGCgccaaaggaaataaaagccaccaaccaaatagGTGGCCTCTACAAATGTGGCTATCAGACAGGCATGTGTGAGTCCATCTCCCTCCAGG TGCCCCCAGAGGCTGTGAACATGTCCCTGGGTCTGTCCCTCACTGCCACCAACCCTTCCTGGCTGTTG GCTTGTGGTCCTACTGTGCATCACATATGCAGAGAGAATACATACTTGACAGGGCTCTGCTTTCTACTGGACTCATCATTCAGGCAGAACCAGAACTTCCCAGCTGCACAGCAGG AGTGTCCAAGGCAAGACCAGGACATTGTGTTCTTGATTGATGGCTCGGGTAGCATCACTTACACAGATTTTGGAAAAATGCTGGCCTTTGTTAAAGCTGTGATGAGCCAACTTCAGCAATCTAGCACACGG TTCTCCCTGATGCAGTTCTCCCATACCTTCTGGATACATTTTACTTTCAACGACTTTATCTCCACGTCAAGCCCTTTAAGTCTGTTGGATTCTGTTAATCAGCTGAGAGGGTCCACAAGAACAGCCTCGGCTATCAAGCATGTCAT AGCTGTTCACCACTCAAAAAGGAGCTCGGAAAGATGCCACGAAGATCCTCATTGTCATCACtga